Proteins co-encoded in one Gossypium arboreum isolate Shixiya-1 chromosome 11, ASM2569848v2, whole genome shotgun sequence genomic window:
- the LOC108473744 gene encoding uncharacterized protein LOC108473744: MNEQTGKTPSSLAITEKKPHRSGGCVGIFFQLFDWNKRFAKKKLFSRKLLPPTRTKASKSFGGDEKMPKSKLHLIADENSGGFPNVKKNGKHFSSEVDQKHEMKAPGLIARLMGLESMPALNRDKSHKKSKILGSNPDVKDEKIVISQCGNSGKDLDLAKSSSKIEPRPQKIQKIEPYDRRMVTRFGAEALQIKSVLLRSKKHHHHHQKFVSPIKSPRISSARNASRTSRLIDAAAKILEPGLQATSKAKYTLAYPSPTSYSSKNEVVTEAIVSPDMLEQSACNVSAGKSLVGPTSCKNCGNLLDVVESRAKLEDQQFVCLSSVPNFVDASLHGLEKSWPRSSLILFDQGKEVTFQRSHDQPLSFTGQEEDIVQSGNEPGTFRRDARAQAQWHSTSQPGKFQKNEKPPVGFKLRNQSQNHTSLDRDRIPAKAKLSTLRSRKAASGANAVGGVKDFVALNRSLSSHTRHRVPVKVDSSPIDIERKSCSGQDDSLSQLRSPVRKRRTHSVNGQAETEGFINPAIGKERNSKCKPVTRREVVHGACSVDQTCSKSRSTCRETGKGAKEKNDTDIISFTFSSPLKQKHSISTELKDKRKDQNESIALQRSEMMENHYGEISLPKNLPLTGDALSVLLVQKLKELTSQEEDEQKTGCTLPKRSTAMILQELISALTSGKANSRNGHLFSSDIGSKTEAKAEGTLVGFTSHGDHFSPGSVLEASFSNDSCVSSSLDESLGHRLQPDSMGYLYNEPQPMEPDADLLDSATSLDKVTNVSEMIIDLVHRIFVLMHVVSNFAFGLSDDKLIHCKEVILKAELLFGNLTPWDLDGTDDFFLAPYIHEEVETLVAAMGVDFKSVLGIEQIKENYQLRGFLFDCAIECIDSKYSRYCNSGFRAWRSLPYCMNSGKLIRDVADEVRKWTKLAGMVPDELIEWEMSYSLGKWTDFDIEAYETGAEMGWDIVQTLVDEMVDDLVSS; encoded by the exons ATGAATGAACAAACGGGGAAAACGCCGTCATCTCTGGCTATAACGGAGAAGAAGCCTCATAGGTCTGGTGGTTGTGTTGGCATTTTCTTTCAACTCTTTGATTGGAACAAAAGATTTGCGAAGAAGAAACTTTTCTCGAGAAAATTACTCCCTCCTa CTCGTACCAAAGCTTCAAAGAGCTTTGGAGGAGATGAAAAAATGCCCAAATCCAAGCTGCATTTG ATTGCTGATGAGAACAGTGGGGGTTTTCCAAATGTGAAGAAAAATGGTAAACATTTTAGTAGTGAAGTGGATCAAAAGCATGAAATGAAAGCTCCTGGTTTGATTGCTAGGCTAATGGGATTAGAATCCATGCCAGCTTTGAATAGAGATAAGTCTCATAAGAAATCCAAGATTTTAGGTAGTAATCCTGATGTTAAAGATGAGAAAATTGTGATTTCTCAATGTGGGAACAGTGGGAAAGATTTGGATTTAGCTAAGAGTAGCTCGAAAATCGAGCCTCGACCTCAGAAGATTCAGAAAATAGAGCCATATGATAGACGGATGGTCACTAGATTTGGAGCTGAGGCATTACAAATTAAGAGTGTTCTGTTGCGATCAAagaagcatcatcatcatcatcaaaagTTTGTTTCTCCGATTAAGAGTCCAAGGATTTCTTCTGCGCGCAATGCCTCTAGGACATCTAGGTTGATCGATGCAGCTGCAAAAATTTTGGAACCAGGGTTGCAAGCTACTAGTAAAGCGAAATATACTCTTGCTTATCCAAGTCCTACTTCTTATTCAAGTAAGAATGAGGTTGTAACTGAGGCAATTGTTTCACCAGATATGTTGGAACAATCTGCTTGTAATGTTAGTGCTGGTAAGTCTTTGGTTGGCCCAACATCATGCAAGAACTGTGGCAATTTGCTCGATGTTGTGGAGTCTAGAGCAAAGTTGGAGGATCAGCAGTTTGTTTGTCTGTCCTCTGTGCCAAATTTTGTAGATGCTTCTTTGCATGGATTAGAAAAGAGTTGGCCAAGGTCTTCCCTGATCTTGTTCGATCAAGGGAAAGAGGTAACTTTTCAGAGAAGCCACGACCAACCATTATCTTTTACTGGTCAAGAAGAGGACATTGTTCAGTCTGGTAATGAACCTGGTACATTTAGAAGAGACGCTAGAGCTCAAGCTCAATGGCATTCAACAAGCCAACCTGGAAAATTTCAAAAGAATGAAAAGCCTCCTGTTGGTTTCAAGCTGAGGAATCAAAGTCAGAATCATACATCGTTAGACAGGGATAGAATCCCGGCAAAGGCTAAACTAAGTACTCTTCGAAGTAGGAAAGCTGCTTCTGGTGCAAATGCTGTTGGTGGGGTCAAAGATTTTGTTGCCCTGAACAGAAGCTTAAGTAGTCACACCCGACATAGAGTGCCAGTCAAAGTGGATAGCTCTCCTATTGACATTGAGAGAAAATCTTGCAGTGGCCAAGATGATTCCTTGTCTCAGTTAAGGTCTCCGGTAAGAAAGAGGAGAACACATAGTGTTAATGGGCAAGCTGAAACTGAAGGTTTCATCAATCCAGCAATTGGAAAAGAAAGAAACAGTAAATGCAAACCAGTGACTAGACGAGAAGTGGTACATGGAGCTTGTAGTGTAGATCAGACATGTTCTAAAAGCAGATCAACGTGCCGAGAAACTGGTAAGGGAGCCAAGGAAAAAAATGATACAGATATTATTTCTTTCACATTCAGTTCTCCATTAAAGCAAAAGCATAGCATTTCCACAGAACTGAAGGATAAAAGAAAGGACCAAAATGAAAGCATTGCCCTCCAAAGAAGTGAAATGATGGAAAACCATTATGGAGAAATATCTTTGCCGAAGAACTTGCCACTAACAGGAGATGCTTTAAGTGTTCTTTTGGTACAAAAGTTGAAGGAATTGACTTCTCAAGAGGAGGATGAGCAGAAAACTGGCTGTACTCTACCAAAGAGATCAACTGCCATGATTCTGCAGGAGCTAATTTCTGCTTTAACTTCAGGGAAGGCTAACTCTCGGAATGGTCACCTTTTCAGTTCAGATATTGGTTCCAAG ACTGAAGCAAAGGCTGAAGGGACTTTAGTCGGGTTTACTAGCCATGGTGATCATTTTAGCCCTGGTTCTGTTCTTGAAGCTTCATTTTCGAACGATAGTTGTGTTTCCAGCAGCCTTGACGAAAGCTTAG GACATAGGTTACAACCAGATTCCATGGGTTACTTGTACAATGAACCACAACCAATGGAACCCGATGCGGATCTTCTGGATTCTGCAACTTCATTGGACAAAGTGACAAATGTTAGTGAGATGATCATCGATCTTGTCCACCGAATATTTGTTTTGATGCATGTTGTCAGTAACTTTGCTTTTGGATTATCCGATGACAAGCTTATCCATTGTAAGGAGGTTATCTTAAAAGCTGAACTGTTGTTTGGAAATTTGACTCCCTGGGATTTGGATGGGACAGATGATTTTTTCTTGGCACCCTATATACACGAAGAAGTTGAAACTCTTGTAGCTGCCATGGGGGTAGATTTTAAGTCTGTTCTTGGTATCGAACAGATCAAAGAAAACTATCAGCTTAGAGGATTTCTTTTTGACTGTGCAATAGAGTGTATAGATTCCAAATACAGTCGTTATTGTAACTCCGGATTCAGAGCATGGAGAAGTCTTCCATATTGCATGAACTCAGGAAAGCTGATTCGAGATGTTGCAGATGAAGTTAGAAAGTGGACAAAACTGGCTGGGATGGTGCCTGATGAACTAATAGAATGGGAGATGAGTTATTCACTTGGGAAATGGACAGATTTTGATATCGAGGCATACGAAACTGGTGCTGAAATGGGCTGGGATATTGTTCAAACTTTAGTTGACGAAATGGTAGACGACCTGGTTTCCTCTTGA